The genomic window GGCCAGGGCCACCTAAAAGCGTACGAGCCAGCCAAGTGGCCGGAAGTGGTCGATCCGCCCCACATCGAAACCGCCGCCTTGGACTACTACGACGACTATTGGAAGACGTATTGGGATCGCCTTCGCAAAAAGCATGGCTTGCAACAACCGTCGAGCGAAACGGGAACGCCGTAGCGTGACGCACGTTTCTAGCGCCAGTGGGTTGGGCCGTTAGAGCGTAATCTTCGTCCCCAGCACTTCCAGGAAAGCTCGGATCCACGCGGGGTGGGCCGGCCAAGCGGGGGCGGTCACGAGATTGCCGTCGACATGGGCGTTGTCAAAACCTTCGCTCGCTTCGACAAACGTCCCGCCGCTCAACTTCACTTCAGGGGAACAGGCCGGATAGCAGCTGCACGACTTGCCGTCGAGCACGCCAGCGGCGGCCAGGATCTGCGGGCCATGGCAAAGCGACGCGATCGGCTTGTCCGCGCTGGCGAAGTGCTGCACGATCTCGATCACCTGCGGAT from Blastopirellula marina includes these protein-coding regions:
- a CDS encoding DJ-1/PfpI family protein, with translation PQVIEIVQHFASADKPIASLCHGPQILAAAGVLDGKSCSCYPACSPEVKLSGGTFVEASEGFDNAHVDGNLVTAPAWPAHPAWIRAFLEVLGTKITL